CTCGCCAGTTGCTCCTGCCTGGTGCGTGTTCTTCGAACGAACGGGAAGCGTCTTCGTTTGTCCTGAGAGTAGAACACGTTCTTATTCCTGTCGAGAACGCTGTTCAGCCGCAGCTCGTGGCGCGCCCATCCTGCTAGTTGGAGGTATCGCTGGCCATCCGTCAGCCAATTTTGTAACGTGTTCTAGCACATCCATAGGAGGATCAACGATGGCGACAAGCGCCCAAGGGCCCCGCGGGAAGGTCCGCGAGATCGACGTGGGTTCGATGCCCACCCGCTACGCCCGGGGTTGGCACTGCCTGGGGCTTGCCAAGGATTTTCGGGACGGCAAGCCGCATGCGGTCAACGTATTCGGTACCAAGCTGGTCGTTTTCATGAACAGCCAGAACGAACTGAAGGTGCTGGACTCCTACTGCCGCCACCTCGGCGGCGACCTCTCCATGGGTGAGGTCAAGGGCGATTCGCTCGCGTGCCCGTTCCACGACTGGCGCTGGGGCGGCGACGGCAAGTGCACCGGCATCCCCTACGCCAAGCGCGTGCCCCCGCTGGCGCGGACCCGCGCGTGGATCACCCTCGAGCGCAACGGGCAGCTGTTCGTCTGGCACGACCACGAGGGCAATCCGCCGCCGGACGAGGTGACCATCCCCTACATCGAGGGACCGTTCACCAATGCCGACGGCACCCCGTCGGAGACGCGCAACGAGGGCTGGACCGACTGGACCTGGCACTCGCTGCTGATCGAGGGCTCCAACTGCCGCGAGATCATCGACAACGTCGTGGACATGGCGCACTTCTTCTACATCCACTACGCCTTCCCGACGTACTTCAAGAACGTGCTCGAGGGTCACGTCGCCACCCAGTACCTGAAGACCAAGGGTCGCCCCGATATCGGCCAGGCCGCCGAGGCGGGCATCGATGTGCTGCTCGAGTCCGAGGCGTCGTACTTCGGGCCGTCGTACATGATCAATCCGCTGCTCAATATCTACAGCGGGTTCCAGGTCAAGACGGTCCTGATCAACTGCCACTACCCGGTCACCCAGAACTCCTTCATGCTGCAGTGGGGCGTCTCGCTGGAGAAGCCGAAGGGGCTGCCGGAGGAGCAGGCGCTGGGCTTCGCCGCCAAGATGACCGAGGGCGTCTCCGAGGGCTTCCTGCAGGACGTCGAGATCTGGAAGCACAAGTCCAAGATCGACAATCCGCTGCTGACCGAGGAGGACGGGCCGGTCTACCAGCTGCGTCGCTGGTACGAGCAGTTCTACGTGGACGTGGCGGATATCGATCCGAAGATGGTGCAGCGCTTCGAATTCGAGATCGACACCACCAAGGCGGTCGAGTCCTGGACCGCCGAGGTCGAGGAGAACCTGCGCAAGCGGCGCGAAGCCGAGCAGGCCGAGGCGGCGGCCGCCGACCCGGCGTCCGCGGAGGAGGCGGGAGTCTGATGACCGGCTGGGCGAAAGCACCCGATTTCGCGGACCGTCCGGAGCACCGCGAACAGGTGCGCGCCCAGACGGTGCTGGACAAAGAGCACTACATGGAAGCGGGCATGACACCGATCGCGTGTCAGTCCTGCGGTACCGAGGTGCTGGTGCGCAAGCACTCCAGCAATCAGAAGACCGTGCAGTGGCGGACCAACCCCGCCGACAGCTGCCCGGTATTCCAGAAGCTGTCGGCCAACGGTCCCGTCTTCGGCAAACCCGATTCCTGCCCGAGCCTCGAGAAAACCATCGACCACGCGGTGGCCGAGGGCATTCTCGAGATCGACCAATA
This sequence is a window from Nocardia yunnanensis. Protein-coding genes within it:
- a CDS encoding Rieske 2Fe-2S domain-containing protein; amino-acid sequence: MATSAQGPRGKVREIDVGSMPTRYARGWHCLGLAKDFRDGKPHAVNVFGTKLVVFMNSQNELKVLDSYCRHLGGDLSMGEVKGDSLACPFHDWRWGGDGKCTGIPYAKRVPPLARTRAWITLERNGQLFVWHDHEGNPPPDEVTIPYIEGPFTNADGTPSETRNEGWTDWTWHSLLIEGSNCREIIDNVVDMAHFFYIHYAFPTYFKNVLEGHVATQYLKTKGRPDIGQAAEAGIDVLLESEASYFGPSYMINPLLNIYSGFQVKTVLINCHYPVTQNSFMLQWGVSLEKPKGLPEEQALGFAAKMTEGVSEGFLQDVEIWKHKSKIDNPLLTEEDGPVYQLRRWYEQFYVDVADIDPKMVQRFEFEIDTTKAVESWTAEVEENLRKRREAEQAEAAAADPASAEEAGV